The following proteins come from a genomic window of Edaphobacter sp. 4G125:
- the rpsM gene encoding 30S ribosomal protein S13, producing the protein MARISGVDVPNNKQVRIGLTYIFGIGHSRAAKILAKADIDPFAKIASLDEDQLNRIRHVIEQEGQIEGDLRKDVSLNIKRLIEIQSYRGLRHRRALPVRGQRTHTNARTRKGPRKGTVAGKKKATK; encoded by the coding sequence ATGGCACGTATTTCTGGAGTCGACGTACCGAACAATAAGCAGGTACGCATCGGACTCACTTACATCTTCGGGATCGGCCACTCGCGCGCCGCGAAGATTCTGGCAAAGGCAGATATTGATCCCTTCGCCAAGATCGCTTCGCTCGACGAGGACCAGTTAAACCGCATCCGTCACGTCATTGAGCAGGAGGGCCAGATCGAAGGCGACCTCCGCAAGGACGTTTCGCTCAATATCAAGCGCCTCATTGAAATTCAGTCGTACCGTGGCCTTCGTCATCGCCGTGCACTTCCGGTTCGCGGCCAGCGCACCCACACCAACGCTCGTACCCGCAAAGGCCCGCGTAAGGGCACTGTCGCCGGTAAGAAGAAAGCGACGAAATAA
- the rpsD gene encoding 30S ribosomal protein S4, with product MARYTGPVCRLCRRDGTKLFLKGAKCFTEKCPVEKRNFPPGQHGQSKKQKKVVGYGLQLREKQKAKRIYFTLEGQFREYYEKASNRTGVTGELLLQQLETRLDNVVFRLGFALSRRQARQIVRHGHVQVNGRKVNIPSFQCKVGDEIAIREGSKSLPILESAKEFASGQRSVTWLDINRDNFSGKVLSLPKREEIQLPVNEQLIVELYSK from the coding sequence ATGGCACGTTATACAGGACCCGTCTGCCGCCTTTGCCGCCGCGACGGCACCAAGCTTTTCCTCAAGGGAGCCAAGTGCTTCACCGAGAAGTGCCCCGTTGAGAAGCGCAACTTCCCCCCAGGCCAGCATGGCCAATCCAAGAAGCAGAAGAAGGTCGTCGGATACGGCCTGCAGCTGCGTGAAAAGCAGAAGGCCAAGCGTATCTATTTCACGCTCGAAGGCCAGTTCCGCGAGTACTACGAGAAGGCATCGAACCGGACCGGTGTTACCGGCGAACTCCTGTTGCAACAGCTTGAGACCCGTTTGGACAACGTAGTCTTCCGTCTTGGCTTTGCACTGAGCCGTCGTCAGGCCCGTCAGATTGTTCGTCACGGACACGTTCAGGTCAATGGTCGCAAGGTCAACATCCCTTCGTTCCAGTGCAAGGTGGGCGATGAGATTGCGATTCGCGAGGGATCGAAGTCACTCCCGATCCTCGAGAGTGCGAAGGAATTTGCCAGCGGTCAGCGTTCGGTTACGTGGCTCGATATCAATCGCGACAACTTCTCCGGAAAAGTTCTTTCTTTGCCGAAGCGCGAAGAGATCCAGCTCCCGGTCAACGAGCAGCTGATCGTCGAACTTTACAGCAAGTAA
- the rpmJ gene encoding 50S ribosomal protein L36 yields the protein MKVRASVKKICDKCKVIHRRGVVRVICENAKHKQRQG from the coding sequence ATGAAGGTTCGTGCATCAGTAAAGAAGATCTGTGACAAGTGCAAGGTGATTCACCGTCGCGGTGTCGTTCGCGTCATCTGCGAGAATGCCAAGCACAAGCAGCGTCAGGGATAA
- the map gene encoding type I methionyl aminopeptidase: MAIMIKTPQEIEKMRISGKALRKVHDAMAPHVKAGASTMDLEEIAVAKIAELGGKAAFKGYHGFPWALCTSINEEVVHGMPNRKRVLKNGDVLSIDCGVILDGYYSDAAVTYAVGEPEPRVARLLEVTQASLEAAIEQCQVGGRLFDISAAVQEMCEAEGFGVVRDFVGHGIGRNMHEDPQVPNFGPRGKGPRLKAGMVLAIEPMINAGKPEVKVLPDGWTAVTVDGSYSAHFEHTVALTENGPLVLTR; this comes from the coding sequence ATGGCGATCATGATCAAAACCCCGCAGGAGATCGAGAAGATGCGGATCTCCGGCAAGGCCCTTCGCAAGGTCCACGACGCGATGGCCCCCCATGTCAAGGCGGGAGCTTCCACGATGGACCTCGAAGAGATTGCTGTCGCAAAGATTGCCGAACTGGGCGGTAAGGCAGCCTTCAAGGGCTATCACGGATTTCCATGGGCCCTCTGCACCTCGATCAACGAAGAGGTGGTTCATGGAATGCCGAATCGAAAGCGGGTCCTCAAGAATGGCGACGTTCTTTCCATTGATTGCGGCGTCATCCTCGATGGTTATTACTCGGACGCTGCTGTAACCTATGCGGTCGGTGAGCCTGAGCCGCGCGTTGCAAGGCTCCTTGAGGTTACCCAGGCTTCCCTGGAGGCTGCGATCGAGCAGTGCCAAGTTGGTGGAAGACTCTTTGATATCTCCGCGGCGGTCCAGGAGATGTGCGAGGCGGAGGGATTTGGGGTCGTCCGCGATTTTGTTGGTCATGGGATCGGGCGCAATATGCACGAAGATCCCCAGGTCCCGAACTTCGGCCCCCGAGGCAAGGGGCCGCGCCTGAAGGCCGGGATGGTGCTCGCGATTGAGCCGATGATTAATGCTGGTAAGCCAGAGGTTAAGGTGCTTCCCGATGGCTGGACCGCGGTAACGGTCGACGGCAGTTATAGCGCTCATTTTGAGCATACTGTGGCCCTGACGGAGAATGGTCCTTTGGTTTTGACCCGGTAA
- a CDS encoding M24 family metallopeptidase has protein sequence MTMTQTATTTLGSTKFDLSAIQAALREHKFDGWLFYDHHYRDPLAYRILGLGEDLHVTRRWFYFIPAQGEPKKLVHRIESGRLDTLPGTKAVYSSWQELEAEVTALTSGATKIAMQYSPRNAIMYVSMVDAGTVEMVRGLGKEIVSSADLVSLFEAVLNDDQIATHYAAQKKIDAVLAAGWQEIGQQVRSHGGTHEFAMVEWLSKAMRREGIVWEHGPNVSSGANAADSHYEPTAENSKPIRKDDFVLIDIWGKLDRPDSCYYDITWTGVVDREPTPREQMVFETVRNARDAAANAVQHAFATKTPIAGWQADDAARGVIRQAGLADWFTHRTGHNIGPVLHGNGANLDNLETHDERLILPRTCFSVEPGLYFPGEFGIRSEINMITQPGKAEVTGRIQTELVRI, from the coding sequence ATGACCATGACTCAGACCGCCACTACGACCTTAGGAAGTACAAAATTCGATCTCTCGGCTATTCAGGCTGCACTTCGCGAACATAAATTTGACGGTTGGCTCTTTTACGACCACCACTACCGCGATCCACTGGCCTACCGAATCCTTGGCCTAGGTGAAGATCTGCATGTTACCCGCCGGTGGTTCTACTTCATCCCCGCCCAAGGTGAGCCGAAGAAACTGGTCCATCGAATCGAATCCGGACGGCTCGATACGCTCCCCGGAACGAAAGCTGTCTACTCCTCTTGGCAGGAGCTGGAAGCCGAGGTCACTGCCCTGACTTCGGGAGCGACCAAGATCGCCATGCAGTACTCCCCTCGCAACGCCATCATGTACGTCTCCATGGTCGATGCCGGTACGGTTGAGATGGTGCGCGGGCTTGGCAAGGAGATCGTTAGCTCCGCCGACCTGGTAAGTCTCTTTGAAGCTGTTCTGAACGATGACCAGATCGCGACCCACTACGCTGCCCAGAAGAAAATTGACGCGGTTCTTGCGGCGGGCTGGCAGGAGATCGGACAACAGGTACGTTCGCATGGCGGAACTCACGAGTTCGCTATGGTTGAATGGCTCTCCAAGGCCATGCGTCGCGAGGGAATCGTTTGGGAGCATGGCCCCAACGTCAGCTCCGGAGCCAACGCTGCGGATTCGCACTATGAGCCTACAGCAGAAAACTCAAAACCTATCCGCAAAGATGATTTCGTCCTGATCGATATCTGGGGCAAGCTCGACCGTCCTGATTCCTGCTACTACGACATCACCTGGACTGGCGTCGTCGACCGCGAGCCAACCCCGCGAGAGCAGATGGTCTTTGAGACAGTCAGGAATGCGCGCGATGCAGCGGCAAATGCTGTCCAGCATGCCTTCGCGACAAAAACGCCCATCGCCGGGTGGCAAGCCGACGATGCTGCACGCGGCGTGATCAGGCAGGCAGGTCTTGCGGACTGGTTCACCCATCGCACCGGGCACAACATCGGTCCCGTGCTCCATGGAAACGGAGCCAACCTCGACAATCTCGAAACCCATGACGAACGACTGATCCTGCCCAGAACATGCTTCTCAGTCGAGCCCGGGCTATATTTCCCCGGTGAGTTCGGAATCCGCAGTGAGATCAATATGATTACCCAGCCTGGAAAGGCCGAGGTCACCGGACGCATCCAAACCGAGCTGGTTCGGATATGA
- the rpsK gene encoding 30S ribosomal protein S11 gives MAKTQQKAAGAKAGKGKKFKKRERKNVPYGLVFIQASFNNTIVTITDQTGNTLSWKSSGSLGFRGSRKGTPFAAQQAAVGAANAAREHGLRAVDVRVSGPGSGRESAIRALASVGIEVRSIRDVTPIPHNGCRPPKRRRV, from the coding sequence ATGGCGAAGACTCAGCAGAAGGCAGCCGGCGCCAAGGCCGGTAAGGGTAAGAAGTTCAAGAAGCGCGAGCGGAAGAACGTTCCGTATGGTCTGGTCTTTATCCAGGCTTCGTTCAACAACACCATCGTCACCATCACCGACCAGACTGGAAACACTCTCAGCTGGAAGAGCTCGGGCTCGCTTGGCTTCCGTGGCTCCCGTAAGGGAACTCCGTTTGCTGCGCAGCAGGCTGCGGTGGGCGCTGCCAATGCTGCACGCGAGCACGGTTTGCGTGCGGTCGATGTCCGCGTCTCCGGTCCTGGTTCGGGCCGCGAGTCGGCCATCCGGGCGCTCGCTTCGGTTGGAATCGAGGTTCGCTCGATCCGTGACGTTACGCCGATTCCGCACAACGGCTGCCGTCCTCCCAAGCGTCGCCGCGTGTAA
- a CDS encoding bifunctional helix-turn-helix transcriptional regulator/GNAT family N-acetyltransferase, whose amino-acid sequence MSDRNPGQAPAEQIALVREFNRFYTARLGLLHKRHLDGEFSLTEARILYEIGTTPRMTASTLQSILELDAGYISRLLAALSKNRLIKRKTSQVDGREKQLTLTAIGEKAVARLNTLSTQQLQGMLAKVSATDRQALVASLQNVRQILSKNQPATIQIERLTSINKETLAIFEEYYDAVHVVQRDKPDSLRKMIHESGSGIWLAYRGNEVVGCVALRTLPSIPYASECKRLYVKPSARGHHVADQLLDAQEEFARSQGIKWIYLDSYDDLKAAIAIYERRGYQRCKRYNNNPQATLFMRKKIACGS is encoded by the coding sequence ATGTCAGATAGAAACCCTGGACAAGCTCCTGCAGAACAGATCGCACTCGTGCGAGAGTTCAACCGTTTCTACACTGCGCGCCTGGGGCTCCTCCACAAACGGCATCTCGATGGCGAGTTTTCGCTCACAGAAGCTCGCATCCTGTACGAGATTGGAACCACCCCTCGCATGACAGCATCTACGCTGCAAAGCATCCTTGAGCTGGATGCCGGATATATCAGCCGTCTCTTAGCAGCCCTGAGCAAGAACCGGCTGATCAAGAGAAAAACTTCTCAGGTGGATGGCCGCGAGAAACAGCTCACACTCACTGCAATCGGAGAAAAAGCAGTCGCCCGTCTCAATACACTTTCTACGCAGCAGCTACAAGGGATGCTTGCGAAGGTGAGCGCTACAGACCGTCAGGCTCTTGTCGCGTCACTGCAAAACGTTCGTCAGATTTTAAGTAAGAATCAGCCTGCGACGATTCAAATCGAACGGTTGACAAGCATCAACAAAGAGACGCTCGCTATTTTCGAAGAGTACTACGATGCAGTTCACGTCGTGCAACGCGATAAACCCGACAGCCTCAGGAAGATGATCCATGAGTCTGGCTCGGGGATTTGGCTGGCCTATCGAGGAAACGAAGTGGTGGGCTGTGTCGCCCTGCGCACACTTCCCTCCATCCCATACGCCAGCGAATGCAAACGGCTTTATGTGAAGCCATCTGCGCGCGGACATCACGTTGCAGATCAGCTTCTCGACGCGCAGGAAGAATTCGCGCGCAGCCAAGGTATAAAGTGGATTTATCTCGACAGCTATGACGATCTCAAAGCTGCCATTGCGATCTACGAACGACGTGGATATCAACGCTGCAAGCGCTATAACAACAATCCACAGGCGACCTTATTCATGCGGAAGAAGATCGCCTGTGGATCTTAG
- a CDS encoding DUF6677 family protein, with translation MTTNVQAQTRPAQKTTTLPPALILIAGWLIPGAGHFLLKKWIRGLLLFVSILTMFGIGIALKGKVYGPNTAELLDMLNFAGDLGTGLLYVIARVFDLGQASVQIAIADYGTKFIVVAGLLNIIAAVDAHSLATGRKAS, from the coding sequence ATGACGACGAACGTTCAGGCGCAGACCAGGCCCGCGCAGAAGACTACGACTTTACCACCAGCGCTGATCCTGATTGCAGGCTGGCTGATTCCCGGCGCAGGACATTTTCTGCTCAAGAAGTGGATTCGTGGATTGTTGCTCTTCGTTTCTATCCTGACAATGTTCGGGATTGGCATTGCGCTAAAGGGCAAGGTCTATGGCCCCAACACCGCAGAATTGCTGGACATGCTGAACTTCGCTGGTGACCTCGGAACCGGTCTTCTTTATGTAATTGCCCGAGTCTTTGACCTGGGGCAGGCTTCGGTACAAATCGCCATCGCCGACTACGGCACGAAGTTCATCGTCGTTGCGGGCTTGCTGAATATCATCGCGGCTGTGGATGCACACTCGCTGGCAACAGGGAGGAAGGCTTCGTGA
- the infA gene encoding translation initiation factor IF-1 produces the protein MSKEDAIEVMATVVETLPNAMFRVELENKHQALAHVSGRMRKNFIRILPGDRVAIELSPYDLNRGRIVYRYK, from the coding sequence TTGTCGAAGGAAGATGCAATTGAGGTAATGGCAACGGTTGTTGAGACCCTGCCGAACGCAATGTTTCGCGTAGAGCTTGAGAATAAGCATCAGGCTCTGGCGCATGTCTCCGGACGTATGCGTAAGAACTTCATCCGTATCCTCCCCGGCGACCGTGTTGCGATTGAGCTCAGCCCGTACGATCTCAATCGTGGCCGCATCGTCTACCGTTACAAGTAG
- a CDS encoding DNA-directed RNA polymerase subunit alpha, whose amino-acid sequence MLWRGFQKPKRLAVDSETLTEKYGKFSAQPFERGFGTTVGNALRRTLLSSIEGAAVTAVRIEGVLHEFQSIAGVVEDATDIILNLKQIPFKLNGDGPKALYLRSDAAGVVTSGSIEADGDVEILDKDIYICTVSEGGKIDMEMRLKRGRGYVSADKNFDADLGLGFIPVDSVHSPVRKVNYLVEAARLGQITDYDKLTLEIWTNGTVSPADALGLSAKLLKDHMTIFINFEEEMEVGHDGGHDGPAIRNENLNRSVEELELSVRSYNCLKNANIATIGELIQKTEAEMLKTKNFGRKSLNEIKEILAQMGLSLGMKIDENGNPQPGPTSVLPAATLAASFGHFDDEDDDEDDDLHLPSETDNF is encoded by the coding sequence ATGCTTTGGAGAGGATTCCAGAAGCCCAAGCGTCTCGCAGTGGATAGCGAGACTCTCACCGAAAAGTACGGCAAGTTTAGCGCCCAGCCCTTTGAGCGCGGATTCGGCACCACCGTTGGCAATGCACTTCGTCGCACTCTGCTCTCGTCTATCGAAGGCGCAGCAGTTACCGCCGTTCGCATCGAGGGTGTGCTGCACGAGTTCCAGTCGATCGCAGGCGTTGTCGAAGACGCAACCGACATCATCCTGAACCTCAAGCAGATTCCATTCAAGCTCAACGGCGACGGTCCTAAGGCTCTCTATCTGCGCTCCGACGCTGCCGGTGTGGTTACCTCCGGCTCGATTGAAGCCGATGGAGATGTTGAGATCCTCGATAAGGATATTTACATCTGCACCGTCTCCGAAGGCGGCAAGATCGACATGGAGATGCGTCTCAAGCGCGGTCGTGGTTATGTTTCGGCTGATAAGAACTTCGATGCCGATCTCGGTCTTGGCTTCATCCCGGTTGATAGCGTCCACTCGCCTGTGCGTAAGGTCAACTACCTCGTCGAGGCTGCTCGTCTCGGTCAGATTACCGACTACGACAAGCTGACGCTCGAGATCTGGACCAACGGCACGGTTTCTCCGGCGGATGCACTCGGCCTCTCGGCCAAGTTGCTGAAGGATCACATGACGATCTTCATCAACTTCGAGGAGGAGATGGAGGTTGGTCACGATGGCGGGCATGATGGTCCGGCGATTCGCAATGAGAACCTGAATCGTTCCGTTGAAGAGCTGGAGCTTTCGGTTCGCAGTTACAACTGCTTGAAGAACGCCAATATCGCCACCATCGGCGAGCTGATCCAGAAGACCGAAGCCGAGATGCTGAAGACTAAGAATTTCGGCCGCAAGTCGCTGAACGAGATCAAAGAGATCCTCGCGCAGATGGGCTTGTCGCTCGGCATGAAGATTGACGAGAACGGCAATCCTCAGCCTGGACCGACTTCGGTTCTACCGGCTGCAACGCTTGCCGCCAGCTTCGGTCACTTCGATGACGAAGACGACGATGAAGACGACGATCTTCACCTTCCTTCCGAAACGGACAACTTCTAA
- the rplQ gene encoding 50S ribosomal protein L17, with protein MRHRNAGFKLGRNTSHRRATLRNLVTSIITMDRIETTITKAKASKPLVEKMITLGKRGDVHARRQAAAYLLTPESVDRLFAVVAPRYGSRNGGYTRVTRTGARKGDAAEMAFIELIGAEQELNEKAQKRAEARAKKREELQKQLEEQNPQAGEEGQES; from the coding sequence ATGCGCCATCGCAATGCAGGATTCAAATTAGGACGTAACACCAGCCACCGTCGTGCTACACTGCGCAACCTCGTCACCTCCATCATTACGATGGATCGCATTGAGACCACGATTACCAAGGCCAAGGCTTCGAAGCCCCTGGTCGAGAAGATGATCACGTTGGGCAAGCGCGGCGATGTGCATGCGCGCCGTCAAGCTGCCGCTTACCTGCTCACTCCTGAGTCGGTTGACCGCCTTTTTGCTGTGGTTGCTCCTCGCTATGGTTCGCGAAATGGTGGCTACACCCGCGTCACCCGTACGGGCGCTCGTAAGGGCGATGCTGCCGAGATGGCATTCATCGAGCTGATCGGCGCAGAGCAGGAACTCAACGAGAAGGCGCAGAAGCGGGCTGAGGCTCGCGCGAAGAAGCGTGAAGAGCTCCAGAAGCAGCTCGAAGAGCAGAATCCTCAGGCTGGCGAAGAAGGCCAGGAGTCGTAA
- a CDS encoding TonB-dependent receptor — protein sequence MSTAFAQGGSAVLSGTVTDSTGAAIPSAHVTLTNADTNLSFNADANSSGLYRFPTVPPGRYSLTAEGKGFQKFQQSGIVLTVSQQASIDVSLQLGSESQTITVEAGAALINTTNAEVSNTVGEHAIRELPLNGRDPSSLVFLSPGTVNVLNTGAGTLQGETTFPNETGASAGGGRQGSTLYLLDGVPNMDTYMALSAPSPNADATGEFRVISNNFDAHYGFSPGAVVSIDTKSGSNAFHGGAFEFLRNSALNSADYFSKKVDPLRRNQFGGFLGGPIKRDRLFFFGNYQGTRQSTTATSNSTSTPTAAMLNGDFSAYPKTLTGGFVNNRIDPSRFNPAAVKIATTALPLGQDPASGLVYYTAPPTVERYDEGTGRLDYAPNDRHRLTLRSFIQYYNKKESATPGNILAISTGKQGKFFNEVLNHTWTINPSTVNALSLFWNQMHVFNAGTQRDSSGNAFCLSKYINVTEPAGVCYSEGFSANAGFSTPYAEYTGEMRRSWGFSDYLTKIRGNHTFSFGADLWHQRAREQTYYPAAAIINFNGYSTGFGLADFLLGRVYSFTQGAGEIADVSGNLLGAYAQDQWRARPNLTLTLGIRWDPNLAPASKDGRGAAYIPGQQSTMFPNAPRGLAFPGDHGVPDSLVQNTYGYWEPRVAIAYQAGPKTAFRAGFGMFTAPLPYSAYNHVADVAPFSPTFTLNGSASNPIDFSNPWANFASTGGASPFPPFVYEGIKPSSNYVFPAVTSVPAAFRPNFKLGMTQSWNVSVEQQFSNDLVMHLAYVGSQSYHQTLIIDANPGQTAAAVRGIRALTNFNQILTINSNGTASYHSLQAQFEKRFSHNFQAQTSFTWSKNIDIAATGNASFTGNGISNPYDLRFNRGISDVNVPLVSVTNAVYSTPSLKGQNGLVRSVLGEWEISAIYTMQSGRPFSISGGNGNNNSGSLINGDRADVVPGAIVQTHQGSKPQWLHQYFTTAAFQQNAPGTFGNSGRNILKGPGTNYSDAAIMKNWTAREHYKVQFRWEMFNVFNRITYGQPDTNPSSGTYGRITSTGPIKPRVMQAGLKLTF from the coding sequence ATGTCTACCGCTTTTGCACAGGGTGGAAGCGCGGTTCTTAGCGGAACTGTTACGGATTCAACCGGTGCGGCCATTCCTTCGGCACATGTAACCCTGACCAACGCCGATACCAACCTCTCTTTTAATGCCGATGCCAACAGTTCCGGACTTTATCGCTTTCCCACAGTGCCTCCGGGGCGTTACTCACTTACTGCTGAAGGGAAGGGATTCCAGAAGTTTCAACAGTCCGGCATTGTGCTAACTGTAAGTCAGCAGGCGTCAATCGATGTTTCTCTCCAGCTCGGCAGCGAGAGCCAGACCATAACCGTTGAGGCTGGTGCCGCGCTGATCAACACGACCAATGCGGAGGTGAGCAACACAGTCGGAGAACATGCGATTCGCGAACTGCCATTGAACGGTCGCGATCCTTCGAGTCTTGTGTTTCTTTCGCCTGGCACAGTGAATGTGCTGAATACCGGAGCTGGAACACTACAGGGTGAAACGACCTTTCCGAACGAGACGGGCGCTTCGGCTGGAGGCGGACGGCAGGGAAGTACTCTCTATCTGCTGGACGGGGTACCGAACATGGACACGTACATGGCGCTCTCTGCTCCTTCGCCGAATGCAGATGCTACGGGAGAGTTTCGCGTAATCTCGAATAACTTCGATGCGCACTATGGGTTCTCTCCGGGAGCAGTCGTGAGTATCGATACGAAAAGCGGTTCCAACGCTTTCCATGGCGGCGCCTTTGAGTTTCTCCGTAACAGCGCACTGAACTCTGCAGACTACTTCTCCAAGAAAGTCGATCCATTACGGCGCAACCAGTTCGGCGGTTTCTTAGGCGGACCGATCAAGCGCGATCGTCTCTTCTTCTTTGGCAATTACCAGGGAACACGCCAGTCAACGACGGCGACGAGCAATAGCACCAGTACGCCGACGGCGGCGATGCTGAACGGCGATTTCTCTGCTTATCCCAAGACCCTGACGGGTGGTTTTGTGAACAATCGCATCGATCCAAGTCGTTTCAATCCTGCTGCGGTAAAGATTGCCACGACGGCATTGCCACTTGGTCAGGACCCAGCGAGCGGTCTTGTTTACTACACCGCTCCTCCTACCGTGGAGAGATACGACGAAGGAACAGGCCGTCTGGATTATGCCCCCAATGACAGGCACCGTCTCACGTTGCGCAGCTTCATTCAGTACTACAATAAGAAAGAGTCCGCGACGCCAGGAAATATTCTTGCGATTTCGACAGGCAAGCAAGGCAAGTTCTTCAACGAGGTGTTGAACCACACGTGGACGATTAATCCCAGTACGGTCAACGCGCTCTCGCTGTTCTGGAATCAGATGCACGTCTTCAACGCTGGAACGCAGCGCGATTCCAGCGGCAATGCGTTCTGTCTCTCGAAGTACATCAATGTCACTGAACCGGCGGGCGTCTGTTATTCCGAGGGCTTCAGCGCCAATGCTGGTTTCAGCACGCCTTATGCGGAGTACACAGGAGAGATGCGGCGTTCGTGGGGCTTTTCCGATTACCTGACGAAGATTCGGGGCAATCACACCTTTTCCTTCGGAGCTGACCTGTGGCACCAGCGCGCTCGTGAGCAGACTTACTACCCTGCTGCTGCCATCATCAACTTCAATGGTTATTCGACGGGCTTTGGTCTTGCGGATTTCCTGCTGGGGCGTGTCTACTCCTTCACGCAAGGCGCAGGCGAGATCGCTGATGTTAGCGGCAATCTGCTGGGAGCGTACGCGCAGGATCAGTGGCGCGCTCGTCCGAACCTGACGCTTACGCTCGGTATTCGCTGGGATCCCAATCTTGCTCCGGCATCGAAGGATGGACGCGGTGCGGCGTATATCCCCGGCCAGCAGAGCACGATGTTTCCCAACGCACCTCGCGGGCTGGCCTTTCCTGGTGATCATGGCGTTCCGGATTCACTAGTTCAGAACACCTATGGATACTGGGAACCGCGCGTCGCGATTGCATACCAGGCGGGCCCGAAGACAGCCTTCCGCGCCGGTTTCGGTATGTTTACTGCACCGCTGCCGTATTCGGCCTATAACCACGTAGCCGATGTCGCGCCCTTTAGCCCGACGTTTACTCTTAACGGCAGCGCTTCGAACCCTATCGATTTTTCGAATCCCTGGGCGAACTTTGCTTCGACAGGAGGCGCCAGCCCTTTTCCGCCTTTTGTTTATGAAGGCATCAAACCATCGTCGAACTACGTCTTTCCAGCTGTTACCAGTGTTCCTGCGGCGTTCCGTCCAAATTTCAAACTCGGCATGACGCAGAGCTGGAATGTCTCTGTTGAGCAGCAGTTCTCAAACGACCTGGTGATGCACCTGGCGTATGTCGGTAGCCAGTCGTACCACCAGACGCTGATCATCGATGCCAATCCTGGTCAGACAGCGGCAGCGGTTCGTGGTATCCGTGCCCTGACCAACTTCAACCAAATCCTCACCATCAACTCGAACGGCACAGCAAGCTACCACTCGTTGCAGGCGCAGTTTGAAAAGCGCTTCTCGCACAACTTCCAGGCCCAGACGAGCTTTACCTGGTCCAAGAACATCGATATCGCTGCTACCGGCAATGCTTCGTTTACCGGAAACGGCATTTCGAATCCCTACGATCTCCGCTTCAACCGAGGGATCTCCGACGTCAACGTTCCGTTGGTCTCGGTCACGAATGCCGTTTACAGCACTCCAAGCCTCAAGGGACAGAATGGACTGGTGCGCAGCGTGCTGGGCGAGTGGGAGATCAGCGCGATCTATACCATGCAGTCGGGGAGACCGTTCTCGATCTCGGGCGGCAATGGCAACAACAACTCCGGATCGCTCATTAACGGTGATCGCGCTGATGTTGTTCCTGGGGCTATCGTTCAGACGCATCAGGGCAGCAAACCACAATGGCTCCATCAATACTTCACCACGGCTGCATTTCAGCAGAATGCTCCCGGAACCTTTGGCAACTCCGGACGCAATATCCTGAAGGGACCTGGTACTAACTACAGCGATGCTGCGATCATGAAGAACTGGACAGCGCGCGAACATTACAAAGTGCAGTTTCGGTGGGAGATGTTTAACGTCTTCAACCGCATCACCTATGGTCAGCCGGATACGAATCCGTCGAGCGGAACCTATGGTCGTATCACTTCGACCGGGCCAATCAAGCCGCGCGTCATGCAGGCAGGGTTGAAGCTGACCTTCTGA
- a CDS encoding ArsR/SmtB family transcription factor, with amino-acid sequence MATKNSISLTDRQFHLITRALADPRRFEILERMGRGGGHCACGDIRDCIPVTAATLSHHMKELENAGLVESSRDGKFVNYTLRREALEAYMARLSKI; translated from the coding sequence GTGGCTACCAAAAACTCCATCTCGCTTACCGATCGCCAGTTTCATTTGATCACTCGCGCTCTGGCCGATCCTCGCCGGTTCGAGATCCTTGAGCGAATGGGGCGCGGCGGAGGTCATTGTGCTTGCGGAGATATCCGTGACTGTATTCCAGTGACAGCTGCTACGCTCTCTCACCACATGAAAGAGTTGGAGAATGCTGGTTTGGTGGAATCATCGCGTGACGGAAAGTTCGTCAATTACACGTTGCGTCGAGAGGCGTTGGAAGCCTACATGGCGCGGCTCTCAAAGATTTAG